A genome region from Columba livia isolate bColLiv1 breed racing homer chromosome 2, bColLiv1.pat.W.v2, whole genome shotgun sequence includes the following:
- the SQLE gene encoding squalene monooxygenase, with product MWTFLGIASFIYVYKKCGDLMTYANKEVLLSVLVFFSLGLLLSYRYRFRGPKQQQQQKTHQGMLSDVLSALPLVGFFWAKPTPASQQVEQPKSRKGKKEVNFSDVYLTETAPNATLSPQYDPEIIIVGSGVLGSSLATVLSRDGRKVTVIERDLKEPDRIVGELLQPGGFNALRDLGLEDTVEGIDSQIVNGYIIHDIESNSQVEIPYPTSEDGCVASGRSFHHGRFIMGLRRAAMAEPNAKFIEGTVLQLLEEDDCVVGVQYKDKETGDTKELHAPLTVVADGLFSKFRKKLISNKVTVSSHFVGCILKDASQVKANYAELVLAKTSPVLIYKISATETRVLVDIRGEMPTNLKEYMIENVHPQLPDHLKEPFLIAVQNDRLRTMPASFLPPSAVNKKGVLLLGDAYNIRHPLTGGGMSVALNDVKIWRSLLQDIPDLYEDSDVLKAKRTFYWSRKKSHSFVVNVLAQALYELFAATDDSLHQLKKACFHYFRLGGECVSGPVGLLSVLSPKPMVLIGHFFAVALYAVYFCFKSESWITTPRAFFSSGAVLYRSCSVIFPLIYSEMKYLVY from the exons ATGTGGACCTTTCTGGGTATCGCCTCCTTCATCTACGTGTATAAAAAGTGTGGGGACCTCATGACTTACGCAAATAAGGAGGTGCTGCTCTCCGTGttggtgtttttctctcttggcTTGCTGCTGTCGTACAGGTACCGCTTCAGGGGgcccaaacagcagcagcagcagaagaccCACCAGGGGATGCTCTCTGATGTTCTCTCAGCTTTGCCACTTGTTGGCTTCTTCTGGGCAAAACCCACCCCAGCATCTCAACAAGTTGAACAACCCAAATCCAGAAAG ggtaaaaaagaagtaaactTCTCAGATGTATATCTGACAGAGACTGCTCCAAATGCAACACTGTCACCCCAATACGATCCAGAAATTATCATCGTGGGATCAGGTGTCCTTGGTTCTTCCTTGGCCACGGTGCTCTCAAGGGATGGAAGAAAGGTGACCGTGATAGAGAGAGATCTGAAAGAACCTGACAGGATAGTTGGAGAATTGTTGCAACCTGGAGGTTTTAATGCCCTTAGAGACTTGGGTCTTGAAG ATACGGTAGAAGGTATTGATTCACAAATAGTAAATGGTTACATAATTCAtgacatagagagcaactcgcAGGTTGAAATTCCTTACCCGACATCTGAGGATGGCTGTGTGGCGAGTGGAAGATCTTTTCATCATGGCCGGTTCATCATGGGTCTCCGAAGGGCAGCGATGGCAGAGCCCAA tgcaaaatTCATTGAGGGGACTGTGTTACAATTACTTGAGGAAGACGACTGTGTTGTGGGTGTTCAGTACAAGGACAAAGAAACTGGAGATACTAAG GAGCTTCATGCACCACTCACTGTTGTAGCTGATGGACTTTTCTCcaagttcagaaaaaaactgaTCTCTAACAAAGTTACCGTTTCATCCCATTTCGTTGGTTGTATATTGAAG gaTGCATCACAGGTTAAAGCTAATTATGCTGAGCTTGTTTTAGCTAAAACTAGTCCAGTGCTAATCTATAAGATTTCTGCAACTGAGACTCGGGTCCTCGTGGATATTCGAGGGGAAATGCCaacaaatttaaaagaataCATGATTGAGAACGTTCATCCACAACTACCTG ATCACTTAAAGGAACCATTCTTAATAGCAGTTCAAAATGATCGTTTAAGGACCATGCCAGCCAGCTTCTTGCCTCCTTCGGCTGTTAACAAAAAAG GTGTTCTTCTTTTAGGAGATGCATATAATATAAGGCACCCTCTAACTGGTGGAGGCATGAGCGTTGCTTTAAATGATGTTAAAATATGGAGGAGTTTGCTCCAGGATATTCCAGATCTTTATGAAGATTCTGACGTTCTTAAG GCCAAAAGAACATTTTACTGGTCAAGAAAGAAATCTCATTCTTTTGTAGTGAATGTTCTTGCCCAGGCTCTTTATGAACTCTTTGCTGCCACCGATG ATTCCTTGCATCAGCTAAAGAAAGCCTGTTTCCATTACTTCAGACTTGGTGGAGAGTGTGTCTCGGGTCCCGTTGGATTGCTGTCTGT GTTATCTCCTAAACCAATGGTACTGATTGGCCACTTCTTTGCTGTGGCATTATAcgctgtttatttttgctttaagtCCGAGTCCTGGATCACCACACCTCGAGCGTTTTTCAGCAGTGGAGCTGTTCTCTACCGAAGTTGCTCTGTAATATTTCCACTTATTTACTCTGAAATGAAGTATTTAGTCTATTAA